From the genome of Mucilaginibacter paludis DSM 18603:
GGGGGATTTATTTTTTTGTAAGGCTTATCCAGGGCAAAAAAAGTAAGCTGGCACTGATTGAAATTCCGGATAGTTTGCCACGTTTTATCGCTCTTCCGCAAACCAACGATCTCAAGTTTATCATCCTGGTTGATGATATTATCCGTTACAGCCTGGAGGATATCTTTTTCATTTTTGAGCACGATACCATCGAGGCTTACTCCATACAGCTTACGCGAGATGCCGAGCTCGACCTGGATAAAGAAGTGAGCGATAAGTTTGTAGACCTGCTTTCAAAAAGTTTGCTGAAGCGTAAAAAGGGCAAGCCGATGCGCTTGTTATACGATACCGAGATGCCTATGGATATGCTGGCATTTTTAGTGACCAAGATGGGTGTGAATGCCGAAAGCCTGATTCCGGGTAACCGTTACCATAATTTTAAGGATTTTATCGTTTTCCCTAACGTGGGCCGCCCGGAGCTTGAATATCCCAGGTACGATTCACTGCCTGTACCGGAGCTTTCTTTCGGTAAAAGTCTGATCAGCCTTATTGCCAAAAAGGACTTTTTGGTTAGTACGCCTTACCAGTCTTTCGATTACATTATTCACTTTTTACGCGAGGCTGCTATCGATCCTAAGGTCAAAGAGATCAGTGTTACCCTTTACCGCCTGGCTAAAAACTCAAGGGTGGTACACGCGCTGATTAATGCGGCCAAAAACGGAAAAAAAGTGAATTGCCTGGTAGAGCTAAAAGCCCGTTTTGATGAGCAGGCTAACATTACCTGGAGTCGCCGATTGGCCGAAGAGGGCGTTAACGTAATTTACGGTATTTCGGGGTACAAAGTACACTCCAAAATTATCCTGGTTTCCCGTTTAGAGAAAAACAGGATCGTTAATTATGCCTGTTTGTCAACCGGTAATTTTAACGAAAAAACAGCTACCATTTATGCCGACCATAGCCTGCTCACCATGGATAAGCGAATTACGGATGATATGGTGCAGGTATTTAAAGCGCTCACCAAAAATACCGTTCCGAGCGGTTTAAAAAACCTCATCGTATCACCCATCGACTCAAGGCCGGCCTATTTTAAACTGATAGATACCGAAATGAAAAATGCTAAGGCGGGTAAACCGGCTTACATGATACTTAAAATGAATAGCCTGGCTGATGAGCAGATGATTAGCAAGTTGTATGCCGCCAGCAACGCCGGTGTAAAAATAAAGCTCATAGTGCGCGGAATGTGCTGCCTTGTAGCCGGCGTAAAAAACCACAGCGAAAATATAGAGGTAATTAGTATTGTAGATAAATATCTTGAGCATGCCCGGGTACATATTTTTGCTAATGGCGGCAAAGAGTTGATCTACCTTACCTCGGCCGATTTTTTAAGCCGTAATCTGGATAGCCGCGTTGAAGTTGGCTTTCCGATTTATGATGAAAGGTTGCGTACCGAGATCAGGGATATCATTGATATCCAACTACAGGACAATACCAAAGCGCGCGAAATTAACGGGCAAAATAACAATAAGTACGTTAAATCTAAAGAGAAGAT
Proteins encoded in this window:
- the ppk1 gene encoding polyphosphate kinase 1, translated to MDIKRIPLINREISWLYFNDRVLQEAADPTVPLIDRIKFLAIFSSNLDEFYRVRVATLSRLASLNEKAKEVLGYNPKKLLNQIKNLVVKQEKKFNNLYENIIVKQLAEEKIFILNDKQLNVTRGAFVKNYFRENILATLVPIMLNTGEPLPELRDRGIYFFVRLIQGKKSKLALIEIPDSLPRFIALPQTNDLKFIILVDDIIRYSLEDIFFIFEHDTIEAYSIQLTRDAELDLDKEVSDKFVDLLSKSLLKRKKGKPMRLLYDTEMPMDMLAFLVTKMGVNAESLIPGNRYHNFKDFIVFPNVGRPELEYPRYDSLPVPELSFGKSLISLIAKKDFLVSTPYQSFDYIIHFLREAAIDPKVKEISVTLYRLAKNSRVVHALINAAKNGKKVNCLVELKARFDEQANITWSRRLAEEGVNVIYGISGYKVHSKIILVSRLEKNRIVNYACLSTGNFNEKTATIYADHSLLTMDKRITDDMVQVFKALTKNTVPSGLKNLIVSPIDSRPAYFKLIDTEMKNAKAGKPAYMILKMNSLADEQMISKLYAASNAGVKIKLIVRGMCCLVAGVKNHSENIEVISIVDKYLEHARVHIFANGGKELIYLTSADFLSRNLDSRVEVGFPIYDERLRTEIRDIIDIQLQDNTKAREINGQNNNKYVKSKEKIPYRAQIDIYNYLKYKN